DNA from Deltaproteobacteria bacterium:
GTGGCACGGGCTTTTGCCTGCAATGCGGCGATGGCTGCCGGGATGTCCTTGATGGCGCCGATCGGCGGGCTGTTGAGGTCAACGGCGATCGCTGCCAGTCCGGAGCCGGGGAAGTGACCATGGGCGTCGATGAAACCGGGCAGCATCGTCTGCCCGTGCAGGTCGACGACGATGCTGCCCTTGGCGACAAGTCGCTGCACCTCTTCATTCGTCCCGACCGCGACGATGCGATCGCGTGCGAGGGCGACGGCTTGCGCGATGCTGTCGTGCGCGTCCATCGTCAGCACGGTGCCGTTGAGGAAGATGCGGCTCTCCGGCGGTTGCCGCAGCGAGCGGACTACGTAGAAACCAACCGCGGCGACTGCTGCCAGCGCTGCAACCGCGAACAGCGCGGCCTTGCCAAGCTTGCGCATTGCTCTACTCCACGCCGGCCTTGATGAAGCGTATCGCGGGCCGCGTCCAGTCGGGATCGAAAAAGCCGTCGCTACGTCGGTGCAACTGGCGGCCGGCCGCCAGTTGCTCGACCTGATCGAGCCGGCCGAATTGCAGCGCACCGCCAACGCAGGTTTCCACGCACACCGGAACCAACCCCGCGTCTTGGCGCGCCCAGCAGAAATCGCACTTCGAGACCCGATCCTGGCCGGGTACGCGTTGCGGCGCACCGTACGGACACGCGCCGAGGCAGCGCTCGCAGCCGTTGCAGCGATTGGCGTCGATAAAGACGATGCCGTCGCGCTCGCGTTTGACGATGACGTCGGTCGGGCACACCGCCATGCACGC
Protein-coding regions in this window:
- a CDS encoding 4Fe-4S dicluster domain-containing protein, with product MNQVAFLLDLDRCIGCHACRVACQVHNDTTPEVNWRQVMSREAGRFPEVVQYNLSLACNHCERPACMAVCPTDVIVKRERDGIVFIDANRCNGCERCLGACPYGAPQRVPGQDRVSKCDFCWARQDAGLVPVCVETCVGGALQFGRLDQVEQLAAGRQLHRRSDGFFDPDWTRPAIRFIKAGVE